One segment of Streptomyces sp. NBC_00576 DNA contains the following:
- the rutA gene encoding pyrimidine utilization protein A, whose protein sequence is MDIGVFIPIGNNGWLISKSSPQYMPSFDLNKAIVQKAEAHDLDFALSMIKLKGFGGDTEFWDHNLESFTLMAGLAAVTDRIKLYASTPILALPPAIVARMAVTVDSIAPGRFGINIVTGWAPGEYSQMGLWPGDDHFGNRYARAVEYVTVMKDLWRDGVSNFKGEFYEMDDCVLSPRPANGHIDIVAAGQSGTGMKFAADHAEYNFILGTGVNTPTALSGSTATLVEEAERTGRDVGALSLFMIIAAETDEEAQAKWQDYHDNADRAALAYMAGETDADTTSTGTSTARTIALPEGAVNFNMGTLVGSYENVARMLDEVAGVEGTKGVMLVFDDFLEGLENFGTRIQPLMKSRAGRGSST, encoded by the coding sequence ATGGACATCGGCGTTTTCATCCCCATCGGCAACAACGGCTGGCTGATCTCGAAGAGTTCGCCCCAGTACATGCCGAGCTTCGACCTCAACAAGGCGATCGTGCAGAAGGCGGAGGCCCACGACCTGGACTTCGCCCTCTCCATGATCAAGCTGAAGGGCTTCGGCGGCGACACGGAGTTCTGGGACCACAACCTCGAGTCGTTCACCCTCATGGCAGGCCTGGCGGCGGTGACGGACCGCATCAAGCTCTACGCCTCCACTCCCATCCTGGCCCTGCCCCCGGCGATCGTCGCCCGGATGGCGGTCACCGTCGACTCGATCGCCCCCGGCCGCTTCGGCATCAACATCGTGACCGGCTGGGCCCCCGGCGAGTACTCCCAGATGGGCCTGTGGCCCGGCGACGACCACTTCGGCAACCGCTACGCGCGCGCCGTCGAGTACGTCACCGTGATGAAGGACCTGTGGCGCGACGGCGTCAGCAACTTCAAGGGCGAGTTCTACGAGATGGACGACTGCGTCCTCTCCCCGCGCCCGGCGAACGGACACATCGACATCGTCGCGGCAGGCCAGAGCGGCACCGGCATGAAGTTCGCCGCGGACCACGCGGAGTACAACTTCATCCTGGGCACGGGCGTGAACACCCCGACCGCCCTGTCGGGCAGTACGGCGACGCTGGTCGAGGAGGCGGAGCGCACTGGCCGGGACGTGGGAGCCCTCTCGCTCTTCATGATCATCGCAGCGGAGACCGACGAGGAAGCCCAGGCCAAGTGGCAGGACTACCACGACAACGCGGACCGCGCGGCGCTGGCGTACATGGCGGGCGAGACGGACGCGGACACGACGTCCACGGGAACCTCGACGGCGCGGACGATCGCGCTGCCCGAGGGCGCGGTCAACTTCAACATGGGGACGCTGGTCGGCTCGTACGAGAACGTGGCGAGGATGCTCGACGAGGTCGCCGGGGTCGAGGGCACCAAGGGCGTCATGCTGGTCTTCGACGACTTCCTGGAGGGCCTGGAGAACTTCGGGACGCGCATCCAGCCGCTGATGAAGTCCCGGGCAGGGAGGGGGAGTTCGACGTGA